A genomic segment from Aegilops tauschii subsp. strangulata cultivar AL8/78 chromosome 1, Aet v6.0, whole genome shotgun sequence encodes:
- the LOC109773281 gene encoding uncharacterized protein, giving the protein MASGSNKEPTVASGDEAASSAAGPPGVAAPPPQGAEPGDDEAAAAVLAAAPTRPYYECVFCKRGFTTAQALGGHMNIHRRDRAKPSVRDAPSGTTTSASPNVECYNQYYSHHLPYPTVPPATATPMSTSGSFTLAYYQHQGTGASTGDAHADASVNPSSASPRELSLFGAAARDRDSHGRGGDGSGVAPEGSDRQAGEPPEREIDLELRLGRRPH; this is encoded by the coding sequence ATGGCGAGTGGCAGCAACAAGGAACCCACAGTGGCATCAGGTGACGAGGCCGCTAGCTCGGCCGCCGGTCCGCCAGGGGTGGCAGCGCCGCCGCCACAAGGAGCTGAGCCCGGGGACGatgaggcggcggcggccgtgctgGCTGCTGCCCCCACCAGGCCATACTACGAGTGCGTCTTCTGCAAGCGCGGGTTCACCACGGCGCAGGCTCTCGGTGGGCACATGAACATCCACCGCCGCGACCGTGCCAAACCCAGCGTCCGCGACGCTCCCAGCGGCACCACCACATCAGCGTCTCCAAACGTCGAGTGCTATAATCAGTACTACAGCCACCACCTGCCGTATCCCACAGTGCCTCCGGCGACGGCGACGCCGATGAGCACGAGCGGAAGTTTCACGCTAGCGTACTACCAGCATCAGGGCACAGGGGCTTCGACCGGAGACGCGCATGCGGATGCCTCCGTGAACCCTAGCAGTGCTAGCCCGAGGGAGCTCAGCCTGTTCGGTGCGGCAGCTCGTGACCGTGACTCGCACGGCCGCGGTGGCGACGGGTCTGGCGTGGCGCCAGAAGGGTCGGATCGGCAGGCAGGTGAGCCGCCCGAAAGGGAGATTGACCTGGAGCTCAGGCTCGGACGTCGTCCGCATTGA